One segment of Sesamum indicum cultivar Zhongzhi No. 13 linkage group LG4, S_indicum_v1.0, whole genome shotgun sequence DNA contains the following:
- the LOC105160970 gene encoding uncharacterized protein LOC105160970: MDPKVGSLDPSFELPLIPILDFAIHFSLSREKYNSSKQGEASFRVLYYGGAAGSVPFLWESQPGTPKHTFNDDPLPPLTPPPSYQSSPRPSPLQKKNSKNSRFFNSIFARASSRKINASRAFSPPPSSSSSSFSSSSCSLPSTPVNARRGSIKARSRSTSTVYFGLDEDEYHDESGKRSPTSTLCFGPKNERRFMGYSYPIKSVKKVMSSIVGGHGTSNSR; this comes from the exons ATGGATCCCAAGGTCGGGTCGCTAGATCCTTCTTTCGAACTACCT CTGATtccaattcttgattttgctaTACACTTTTCGCTTTCCAGGGAAAAGTACAACTCCTCCAAGCAGGGCGAGGCATCTTTCCGGGTGTTGTACTACGGCGGCGCGGCCGGCTCCGTCCCCTTCCTGTGGGAGTCTCAGCCTGGAACCCCTAAACACACGTTCAACGACGACCCTCTTCCGCCGCTGACTCCGCCGCCGTCGTACCAGTCGAGCCCACGTCCAAGTCCCTTGCAGAAGAAGAATTCCAAGAATTCCAGGTTTTTCAACTCCATTTTCGCCAGAGCTTCGTCCAGGAAAATCAACGCGTCGCGAGCGTTCTCGCCGCCGCCTTCGTCTTCTTCGTCGTCTTTCTCGTCCTCATCGTGCTCATTGCCATCGACGCCGGTGAATGCACGAAGAGGTAGTATTAAAGCTCGTTCGAGGTCGACTAGTACAGTGTATTTCGGGCTAGACGAGGACGAATACCATGATGAGTCGGGTAAAAGGTCTCCTACTTCAACATTGTGCTTTGGTCCTAAGAATGAGAGGAGGTTTATGGGTTATTCTTACCCAATCAAGAGTGTTAAGAAGGTCATGTCGTCCATTGTTGGTGGGCATGGCACGAGCAATTCACGTTAG